The Blastopirellula sediminis sequence TTCGGCCGTTGGCGGTTGTCAGATGTATCTCGCGTGCGCTGGCGCCAAGATGAAAAACCTCCACGGGTCGGTCTCCCAGGCGTTCGTCCACGAGGCGATGACCATGTTGGCCGAAGTGACGCCAGCCCCGCACAAGTCGATCGACAAATGTCTGTTGAACGCACTGCGGGTGGGGCGAACCGGCAAGGTGGTTATTCTCAGCTCGCGAAAGTTGGAGCTCTCGGATACCAACACGTTTCAGCAGGTCTGGAACGATCACAAGCTGCGATCGGAAATTGGACGAGTGATCTGCCTGTCCGACGCACGGGGCGAACTGGAGAACCTGTTTTTCGACGGCGCCCAGATTAACTCCGGAAAGGAGTCGTCATGAAGGTCGAACGTCTGCTGCAAATCAGCGTCGCTGTTTTGGCGGCGCTCGGAGCGATGTTGCTCGGCGGGGGAGAAACCGACGACGCCGCGCTGCCGATCGCCGCGGTGGCGGCTGCATTCATTTCGGTTTACGTCACCGACATTCAGCGCTGGTTCAGTTTGAATCGGAACCTGGCCAACATCGCGGCTTTGTTGGCGGTCGCGTTTTCGATCTCCGACTTCTGGCCCGGCAACAGCACCGAAAAGCTGCAGGCGATCGCTAAACTGCTGATCTATCTGCAGATCGTCCTCTTATTCCAGCGGAAGTCGACACGCGTTTATTGGCATCTCTGCGTATTGAGTTTATTGCAGGTGGTGGTCGCCGCTGCGCTTAATTTGAACGTGTCGTTCGGCTTTATGCTGGTCGCCTACATGTTCGCCGCACTGACGACGCTCAGCTTGTTCTTCATTTACCGGGAAACGGTTCGCGTCGATCCGGTATTGAAAGCGGAACATGACGCGATCGACAATCGCCCCGTCTTCGCTCTATTTGGGGGACGGGATGAGCTTATCGACGTCAGCGCCGCCAACACCGAAGCGGTGGTGCTCGAATCGCGACTTCCCAAGAATCTGGCGACCGTCTTTTCCAGCTGGCAGATGTTCGTCCAGGTCTGCAAGCTCGGCTTCGTCACGCTGATTGCGACGGTCGTCGTCTTTTACGCGTTTCCGCGACCTCATCGTGATCAGTGGGGCGGTGGACTCGCCGGCGGTCTGCGTGAGACCGGCTTTAAGGATCAGATTTCGTTCGATCGCATGGGACGGATCATGCAGAGCGACGAAATGGTGATGCGAGTCGGGTTCCGCAGTCCGGTGACCGACATGCCGAAAGAGTCGTCGCTGGAGCCGTACTTCCGCGGCACCGTCCTCAACCGTTACCAGATTCAGACCTCGAGCTGGATCACGACTTATTCGCCTGATGACGAAGGCGCCACCGAATTGCCGACTCCGCCGCCGGGCGTCGAAATGGTTCGGCAACGCGTCGTTTTGAACCCGCGTACTCGGCTGGTGCAGACGGCGCATGGGCATCTCCTCTTTAGCGTTTATCCAGCGTATCGCGATCGTTTGACTTCGCCCGAGATCATCGACGACCGATTGGCCGGGTTTTTGTCGTACGCGACGCCCGACGCACTTGGGGCGAAGCCGTCGCAGTACAACGTGTTGATCCCTTGGCGACCTGCCGAGTTGGAAAACCGACTGCTGGCGGTGGAAAGTCGCGGCAAGGACAAGGATAATCTCGACTGGCGCACGGTCGACTATCTCTCGTCGCTCAAGAAGGTCGAAGTTTTCGCGTTTGGGCAGCTGCAGCAAACGACTCGGGAAGCGATCGCCGATTCCAAGATCGATCCGAACAACGACTTCGAGGTCGCCCAGACGCTCGAACGCTTCTTCACCGACGACGGCGGCTTTAACTACACGCTTGAAATCGATCCCCGCGTCCGTGATCCAAATCTCGATCCGCTGGAGGACTTCGTGGTCAACCATCGCTCGGGGCACTGCGAATACTTCGCCGGCGCGATGGCGCTGATGCTGCGATATCAGCAGATCCCGTCGCGAATCGTCGTCGGCTACAAAGGGGGCGAATACAATTCGGTCGGCGGCTACTACGCCGTGAAGCAGATGCACGCTCACGCTTGGGTGGAAGCGTACATCAAGCATGAAGATCTCCCCGAAGCGGTACGCGACAGCTACCCGACCGGCGCCTGGCTGCGGCTAGATCCGACTCCCAGCGGCGAAACGCAAGCGGTCTACGAAGAAAAAGAAGGGTTCCTGAGCAAGACGCTCGATTGGTTCGACTATCTCGAACTGATGTGGCGCGATTACGTGGTCGAGATGAACTCGGAGCGTCAGGAGAACGCGATCTACAAGCCGTTTACCGATCGCATCTGGCGACCGCTCGGTGGTTGGTTCAACTACGAAGAATGGCGGCAGTGGGTGAAAGACCATGCTGCCAGCATCGGCATCGACATCGAAGGGGAGTGGTTCAGCTGGTACATGAGCCTGCTGACGATCTTCTGTACGATCGCCGGGTTTGCGATTTATCAGGGAGGTCGCTGGCTCTTCCGCCGCTATGGCTTGCCGCTTTGGCGCTGGGTTCGCCGCCAGCTTCACTTCAACCGCCACGGCGTCACGTTCTACTTGCAGCTCGAACGTCGACTCGCGAAATGCGGGATGCGACGCAATCCCGGGCAAACGCCGTACGAGTTCGTCGATTCGCTCCGCGAACGTCTGACGCCGGTGGCGATGGATGCGATCGCGCCGATCGT is a genomic window containing:
- a CDS encoding transglutaminase TgpA family protein, producing the protein MKVERLLQISVAVLAALGAMLLGGGETDDAALPIAAVAAAFISVYVTDIQRWFSLNRNLANIAALLAVAFSISDFWPGNSTEKLQAIAKLLIYLQIVLLFQRKSTRVYWHLCVLSLLQVVVAAALNLNVSFGFMLVAYMFAALTTLSLFFIYRETVRVDPVLKAEHDAIDNRPVFALFGGRDELIDVSAANTEAVVLESRLPKNLATVFSSWQMFVQVCKLGFVTLIATVVVFYAFPRPHRDQWGGGLAGGLRETGFKDQISFDRMGRIMQSDEMVMRVGFRSPVTDMPKESSLEPYFRGTVLNRYQIQTSSWITTYSPDDEGATELPTPPPGVEMVRQRVVLNPRTRLVQTAHGHLLFSVYPAYRDRLTSPEIIDDRLAGFLSYATPDALGAKPSQYNVLIPWRPAELENRLLAVESRGKDKDNLDWRTVDYLSSLKKVEVFAFGQLQQTTREAIADSKIDPNNDFEVAQTLERFFTDDGGFNYTLEIDPRVRDPNLDPLEDFVVNHRSGHCEYFAGAMALMLRYQQIPSRIVVGYKGGEYNSVGGYYAVKQMHAHAWVEAYIKHEDLPEAVRDSYPTGAWLRLDPTPSGETQAVYEEKEGFLSKTLDWFDYLELMWRDYVVEMNSERQENAIYKPFTDRIWRPLGGWFNYEEWRQWVKDHAASIGIDIEGEWFSWYMSLLTIFCTIAGFAIYQGGRWLFRRYGLPLWRWVRRQLHFNRHGVTFYLQLERRLAKCGMRRNPGQTPYEFVDSLRERLTPVAMDAIAPIVEAYYRVRFGGVVLSEDALAGIDERMLILQGELDQLNRAPRF